Proteins encoded together in one Telopea speciosissima isolate NSW1024214 ecotype Mountain lineage chromosome 4, Tspe_v1, whole genome shotgun sequence window:
- the LOC122659300 gene encoding uncharacterized mitochondrial protein AtMg00860-like — translation MEEISVVRDFSDVFSEDLTRLPPDRETEFMIDLIPGGALVSKASYRMAPSELKELQGQLNDLLKKVYSKREEEHADHLRFELQRLREKQLYAKFSKCGFWLQQVAFLGHLVSTKGIEVDPGKVQSVVDWETPKNVADIRSFLGLAGYYRRFIKNFSKISAPMTRLTQKGVKFEWSDEYEKNFQDLKQRLISASVLTIPNGTGGMVVYCDASKMGLGCVLMQGDKVVA, via the exons atggaagagataagtgtgGTAAGAGATTTTTCTGATGTCTTTTCGGAAGACCTCACACGGTTACCACCGGATCGAGAGACAGAATTTATGATTGATCTGATACCCGGTGGTGCTCTAGTATCCAAGGCATCGTACAGAATGGCCCCATCAGAACTAAAAGAACTTCAGGGACAGCTTAATGACCTATTAAAGAAAG tTTACtctaagagagaagaagagcacGCTGACCATCTTCGATTTGAACTTCAGCGCTTGAGAGAAAAGCAGTTATATGCTAAGTTTAGCAAGTGTGGATTCTGGCTTCAACAAGTGGCTTTTCTAGGCCATTTGGTTTCTAcgaagggtattgaagttgacccaGGCAAGGTACAATCGgtagttgactgggagacacctAAGAATGTAGCAGACATTCGTAGTTTTCTCGGCTTGGCCGGTTACTATAGGAGATTCATCaaaaacttttcaaaaatctctgcTCCTATGACTCGATTGACCCAAAAGGGAGTAAAATTCGAGTGGTCGGACGAATATGAAAAGAATTTCCAGGACCTGAAGCAACGGTTGATTTCGGCTTCGGTGCTTACAATACCAAATGGTACTGGGGGAATGGTAGTCTACTGTGATGCGTCGAAGATGGGACTTGGGTGTGTGTTAATGCAAGGTGATAAAGTGGTGGCCTAA
- the LOC122659301 gene encoding uncharacterized protein LOC122659301 has product MFPATWVRDLERIFEVLPCNVLEKIRCATFQLRGDADVWWRSLKDHFWAKYPNATWAQFKEAFLKNYFPRNFRPKKEIEFMNLSQRSKSVLEYQQLFEEYFYFASIYLKTKDVKARRFERGLRASLSTAVVLHKYPTYAEVVKAAKLIEDQQRENNRAIQVGKRLLPSHDSRGPSKFQRRGSYTNATPIQFHRPDSAQVPKSVPASHYGAQTLICYNYKESGHMAKDCPQS; this is encoded by the coding sequence ATGTTCCCAGCTACTTGGGTACGGGATCtcgagagaatctttgaagtaTTGCCGTGCAATGTTCTCGAGAAGATCCGATGTGCTACTTTCCAACTCCGAGGTGATGCTGATGTATGGTGGCGTTCTTTGAAGGATCACTTCTGGGCAAAATATCCCAATGCtacttgggctcaatttaaggaagcttttctcaagaactactttccaagAAACTTCCGGCCAAAAaaggaaattgaattcatgaacCTCAGTCAAAGATCCAAATCAGTCCTTGAATACCAACAACtctttgaggagtatttctaTTTTGCTTCGATCTATTTGAAGACTAAGGACGTGAAAGCAAGAAGGTTTGAAAGAGGACTTAGGGCCAGTCTGAGTACTGCAGTGGTGTTGCACAagtaccccacctatgcagAGGTGGTTAAAGCTGCTAAGTTGATAGAAGATCAGCAGAGGGAGAATAATCGGGCTATCCAGGTAGGCAAGAGGCTGTTGCCATCTCATGATTCTAGGGGACCTAGCAAGTTCCAAAGAAGAGGGTCTTATACCAATGCAACCCCGATTCAATTCCATAGACCTGATTCGGCTCAAGTTCCTAAATCTGTACCTGCTTCTCATTATGGGGCTCAAACTCTTATATGTTACAACTACAAGGAGTCTGGTCATATGGCCAAGGATTGTCCACAATCATGA